From the Methanocaldococcus fervens AG86 genome, the window ACAAAGCTATTGGAAACAAATTAACTGCTGTTTTTGTTGATACTGGATTGATGAGAAAGGGAGAGAGGGAAGAAGTTGAAAAAACATTTAGAGATAACTTAGGATTAAATTTAATAGTTGTAGATGCAAAAGATAGGTTTTTAGAGGCGTTAAAAGGAGTTAAAGATCCTGAAGAAAAGAGAAAAATTATAGGTAAATTGTTTATTGATGTTTTTGAAGAGATTGCTGAAGAAATAAAGGCAGAGGTTTTAGTTCAGGGAACCATAGCTCCAGATTGGATTGAAACACAGGGAAAGATAAAAAGCCACCACAATGTAGCTCTACCTCATGGGATGGTTTTAGAGGTTGTTGAGCCATTGAGGGAGCTTTATAAAGATGAAGTTAGATTGTTGGCAAAAGAGCTTGGATTACCAGATAGTATTGTACATAGGCAACCATTCCCAGGTCCAGGTTTAGCTGTTAGGGTTTTAGGAGAAGTTACTGAAGAGAAGCTAAATATTTGTAGAGAGGCCAATGCAATAGTTGAGGAAGAGGTTAAAAAAGCCAACTTAGATAAAGAGTTGTGGCAATACTTTGCTGTTGTTTTGGATTGTAAGGCAACAGGGGTTAAAGGGGATGAGAGAGAATACAACTGGATTGTTGCTTTAAGAATGGTCAAATCATTAGATGCAATGACTGCCCACGTTCCAGAGATTCCATTTGATTTGTTGAAAAGAATTAGTAAGAGGATTACATCAGAGATTCCAAATGTTGCAAGAGTTGTTTTTGATATAACAGACAAACCACCAGCAACAATTGAATTTGAGTAATTTTTAAACTTTTTTAGTTTTTATCTTACCTGGCTATTTTTAATTTTTAAAATAAATTAAAAAATAAAATTATTACTTATTAAATTATTTTAATTTGAGTGATACTATGATTTGTTTGGGATTAGAGGGAACTGCAGAAAAGACTGGAGTTGGTGTTGTCACTTCAGATGGGGAAGTTTTATTTAATAAAACCATAATATACAAGCCTCCAAAACAGGGGATTAATCCAAGAGAAGCAGCTGACCATCATGCTGAAACATTTCCAAAATTAATAAAAGAAGCTTTTGAAGTTGTTGATAAAAATGAGATCGATTTAATTGCCTTTTCTCAAGGTCCAGGATTAGGGCCGAGTTTAAGAGTTACAGCAACTGTTGCAAGAACTCTATCCTTAGCTTTAAAAAAGCCAATAATTGGAGTTAACCACTGTATAGCCCATATCGAGATTGGTAAATTAACAACTGAAGCTGAAGATCCTTTAACCCTATACGTTAGTGGGGGAAACACACAGGTTATAGCCTATGTGTCAAAAAAGTATAGAGTTTTTGGAGAAACGTTAGATATAGCTGTTGGGAACTGCTTAGACCAATTTGCGAGATATATATATCTGCCACACCCTGGAGGACCTTATATAGAAGAGTTAGCTAAGAAAGGAGAGAAGATTATTGATTTACCATATACAGTTAAAGGAATGGATATTGCCTTCTCTGGACTATTAACAGCGGCTATGAGAGCTTATGATGCTGGAGAGAGATTGGAAGATATCTGCTATTCTCTACAAGAGTATGCATTTTCAATGCTAACTGAGATTACAGAGAGGGCTTTAGCCCATACAAATAAAGGAGAGGTTATGCTTGTTGGTGGAGTGGCGGCAAATAATAGACTGAGGGAGATGCTAAAAGAAATGTGTGAGGGGCAAAATGTGGATTTCTACGTCCCTCCAAAAGAGTTTTGTGGGGATAACGGAGCTATGATTGCATGGCTCGGTTTATTGATGCACAAAAATGGAAAATGGACGAGTTTAGATGAAACAAAAATAATTCCAAATTACAGAACTGATATGGTTGAGGTTAATTGGATAAAAGAAATTAAAGGCAAGAAGAGAAAGATTCCAGAGCATTTAATTGGTAAGGGGGCGGAGGCAGATATTAAAAAAGATAAGTATTTAGATTTTGATGTAATTATCAAGGAGAGAGTTAAAAAAAGTTATAGGGATGAGAGATTAGATGAGAAGATAAGAAAGAGTAGAACTGCAAGGGAGGCAAGATATCTATCAATGATTAAAGATTTTGGCATCCCGGCTCCATACATTTTTGATGTTGATTTAGATAACAAAAGAATTATGATGAGTTATATAAATGGAGAATTAGCCAAGGATGTTATTGAAAATAACTTAGACATTGCATATAAGATTGGAGAAATCGTCGGAAAACTGCATAAAAATGATGTAATTCATAACGATTTAACTACATCCAATTTCATATTTGATAAAAAGCTATATATCATTGACTTTGGCTTAGGAAAGATTTCAAATCTTGATGAAGATAAGGCAGTTGATTTAATCGTCTTTAAAAAAGCAGTGTTATCTACTCATCATGAAAAATTTGAAGAGATTTGGGAGAGGTTTTTAGAGGGCTATAAAAGCGTTTATGATAGGTGGGAAGTTATATTGGATTTAATGAAAGATGTAGAAAAGAGGGCGAGATATGTTGAATAAGTATTTATATAATAAATAGCTTAAATCTTCTAATAAAAACTTTGAGGTGCAATATATGGTAACAAAGGAAGATGTTTTAAATGCCTTAAAAACCGTTGCAGACCCACACATGGGAATAAGCATTGTTGATATGGGATTAATTAGAGATGTGGAGGTTGATGATGAGGGCAATGTAAAATTTAAGCTCATTCCTACAAACCCTTACTGTATGAGTGTCATGGCAATGGCATTTCAGGCAAAAGAAGCGGTTAAATCATTAGAAGGGGTTAAAAAGGTTGAGGTTATTGTTGAAGGGCATGTAATGGAGAATGACATTAATGAAATGTTGAAGGATAAGGAATAAAAGTGGTTATTATGAAAAGATTTGAGATTATTCTTTTTTTAATTTTATCAGTTTTAATTTTTATTTTTGGTTATTTTGTAGGATTATCTCAACCTTTATATTCTGAAAATTTAGTAGTTCAATATTTCAAAAATCCAAAGCCATTTTCAGTTGAAAATGTAAATATACCGGTTACTTACTACGGGACTATAAATGGGAAATATATAGGTTATCAGATAACTCCTCACAATGTCAATGATGAGGCAAGAAAATGTTTCTATAAATATTTTGAACTAAAAGATAAAAATCCAAAAGAAGCTGAGAAATATTTAAAAAGAGGATTATTTTTAACAGAATATCTAATATCTCAGGCAGATGAAGAAAAAGTTGAGGTAAATGGGAAGAACATCACTTTTATTGTTTGGAGGTATAATTTTGAATTTCCACTTTATAATCTATCTAAGGGATGGAGAGGGGCGTTATGCCAAGCGGGATGTTTAAAAACCTTATATTTGGCTTATGAAGTTACCGGAGATAAGAGGTATTTAAATTATGCAAATTTGGCTTTGAATGCATTTAAAGTTCCAGTTGAGAAAGGAGGATTATTAAAAATTAGATATTATAAAAATAATAGCTACTATTGGTTTCCAGAGTATGCCTCTGAAAATCCTCCGTATGTGTTAAATGGATTTATTACAGCCACTCTATGGATTGGTGAGTTTGGAAACAAAACAGGGAATGTTGATGCTTTATATTTATATAAAGAGGGCTTAAAATCAATAAAAACATTCCTCCCAATGTATGATGCCGGAGATTGGAGTTATTACGATGCTTTGGGGCATAGATGCAATAAACATTATGAACACTTGCATAAACTACAAATGTTATGGCTTTATAACAAAACAAAAGATGAGATATATCTAAAATATTACAAAAAATGGAAAGAATAGCTATAATTTCAACTCTATATCATAAATTTTCTCTATATTTTCCTTATGGGTTCTATAAACTCCCTCTTCATTTAAAACTTCCTTCTCAATCAACTTCCTTGTAACTCTTGGGACTGTTTTTATCCCTAAAACAACTCCAGGTCTTTTTAAATCATCTATATAGTCAGTTTCCATAACAAACCTTAAAGATTTTTTAACAACACCCTCATCAACTCTCGAAGCTAATATTGAAGGGAATATTTTATATTTCTCCCCTTCCAAAACCATATCTCCGCAGTGATGTTTAACAACCTTCTCTGGATTTAATCCAACCTCTTTAGCCATTTCAGAAAATTCTTTAAACTGCTCTTCCGTTGAGCTTTCGGCATGTATTTGGATAGCACATCCTAAATCTTTAGCTAATTCCATACAGTATTTTAATATCTCATTTGATGCATTCCAAACGTCTTCATCAACTGGATAATGAGGTCTTCCAACCTCTCCAATTCCCACAATAAAATCATTACTTTCAACGAGCTTTTTAGCATAATTTAGAGCATTAATAATTTTTTCCTTTGCCTCTTCTAAGCTCATAAATTTCATTAGATGAGTTAGCTCAGCAGGATGAACTCCAACCAAACCAAAAGCTTTTACCGGTGTGTTTTTATTTATTATCTCAACATCCCTAACTAAGATGTCCATAGATTTCGTTAAATCTCCATCAAATGTTGGTTTATTCAAAATTATCATTACCTTTCCTCCAGCATTGTAAAAGATTTTAGCAACTTTCTCAGCTCCATAACCGTTTTTATCATCAACATGAATGTGGTTGTCAGTAACAGGCAGATTTTTTAGAACGTCCATATCTTTTCACCTAATAAAAAATTTAAAAGACGTTAATTGCCTCTAAAAGAGGCAACTTAATGGATTCGGTATCCAATAGGGCTTCCCTATGGATTTTATGCTGTAGCTTTATGTAACTTTAAAATTCTATTAACATCCCTTTCTTTTGCTCTAAATGTTATTATATGTTTGTTTTCATCTAAAACGTCCTCAATAATCTCAGTATTTTCATATAAGTAGGATATGAGCTTTGGATTATCGGTTTCTATTGTACCAATTGAAAGATTTAAATTATCTAAAATCTTTTCAATCAACAAATCTATATTTATATTATATTTTGCAGAAACAAATATTGGATTTACTATATATCTGTTCAATTCCTCTAAAATTCTTTTCTTTTTTTCTTCTGTAATTTTATCCACTTTATTAAATACAGTTATTATTGGTGATTTACAATTAATTTTACTTAAAATTTCATGATTTACCTTTAATTTTCTTTTAATCTCTTCTATATCATCAGATGCATCTACAACAATTAATATTAAATCGCTATTTGCACTTTCCTCAATTGTTGATAAAAATGCCTCAATCATGAATGGTGGTAAATCATCGATAAACCCAACTGTATCAGTAACTAATATCTTTCTTTTAACGCCTTTTATAGCCCTTGTTGTTGTGGTTAATGTTGTAAAAACTTGGTTCTTTGATTCTTTCCTCTCCCCAGTTAAGGCATTTAATAAACTTGTCTTTCCTGCGTTTGTATATCCAATTAACCCAACAGAATCAAATTTTTCCCTACTCTTCCTTGCTGTCCTCCTATGCTCTCTAACTTTCTCCAATTTTCTTTTTATTGTTGCTATCTCTCTTTTTACTTTTTGGTAGTATTTTTCAACCTCATAATCTCCATATCCCCCAAATCCTGGCTGTTCTCCCATCTTTGCTAATCTAACCTTCTCCCTTGCTCTTGGCAGTTCATACTGTAATTCTGCCAATCTAACCTGCAATTGAGCTTCCTTAGTTCTTGCATGCTTATAAAATATCCTCAAAACAAGCTCAATCTTATCAATAACCTCAATTTTAAATTTTTTAGCTAAGTTGTATTTTTGTGAAGGAGTTAAGGGATTTCCAATCACAACAATATCTATATTTTCCTCTTTAATTTTTTCAGCTAATCTTTCAACTAAACCGCTACCAATTTGATATTTTGGGTCTGGTTTTCTAATTTGAACTATCGTCTCTATTGGGTCATAGAGAACTTCAGCTAATTCCTTCAATTCTTCTATACTTTTATTATCAAACCTACTATCTTTTCTTAAAATTAGTAAAGCTCTTTTTTTAATCATATCCCTCCATTTTATAGTTCTTTTTCAAAAGTTAATAAGATTATTAATGAAATCTGAACTCCTTTCTTAAATGGAAGGAGTTCATTTGTACCTATATATTTCAAGATATTTTTGAAAAGAACTATAACTTTTTAGTTTATATTATGAAAATTCAATATATAAATTTTACCATCTTAAACTTAAAGTTTTATATAATCAATAACGATTACATATTGATACAAAAGGTAATTATAATTAATAAAGATTAATAAATATTGGTGAAAAGATGAAAGATGTGAAGGAAGTGTTAAAAAATCTTGCAGAAGAAAATAATTTGTTAGATGAAGTTGTTGAGATTAAAATATCAGATACAAAATTAGATACAACGAGGATTAAGGATTATCCCCTAATGAGTGGGAAAGAAATTTTATTGAGGGCTAATTTTAAAGGTTGTTATGGAGATGCATTTACAGATAAGCCAGTTGAGTTTAAAGGAACTTTAAGAGAGATTTTAGATAAAGGAAATAGGGCTGAGATAGTTGCCACTTTAAATGCAGTTATGAGATTTCTCGGCTTAATTGATAAAACGGTTCATTGTGTTGGAGACGAGCCAGAGAGGTGTGCAAAAAAGTTAGTTGAGTATTTAAAAGAATTAAATCCAAAAAGGATTGGGATTATTGGATTTCAGCCAGCATTTGTTAAAGAAATTGTTGATAATTTTGGAGCTGAAAATGTTTTAGTTAGTGATTTAAATCCAAATAATGTTGGAAAAGTAAAGTATGGTGTTAAAATAATGCATGGGGATTTTAATGAAGAGCTTATAAAAAATTCAGATGTTGTTTTAGCTACTGGTTCAACAATAGTAAATGGAACATTTGAGGGGATTTATAAATTATCTAAAAAATACAACAAAAGAATTATATTTTATGGAACTTCTATTGCTGGAATGGCTAAAATTTTAGGAGTTGAGAGATTTTGCTATTTAGGAAAATAATTAAAAGATAATTAAACTTTAAATTAAAAAATTAATTTTTGCTGTCCAAATTTAATCCCCAAATCTTCTAAAATCTTTTTAGTTATCTTTTCTCCAATAATTGAAGCTACTTTTGAAGGATTGTTTATTATATCTTCAACATTTCTAATTCCAGCATTGTAAAGCTTTCTCGCTCTAACCCTTCCAATGTATTTTACATTTAAAAGCTCAATAATATCCTCTTTAGCTCCATATTCCAATCTTATCTCTAACTTTTCTGGAATTTCTGAGTTTTTACCAATTATTTTGGCCATCTCTTTTAAAGCATGCATTAACCAAACAGCATTTTCAACTTTATACCTTAAAATCCCCGGCTCAATTTTATATTTCTTTAAAATCTCATCCTCTGGAACTTCACTAATCCAATCATACAACATCTTAGCAGTTTTAAATGCCTCCAAATCTTCGATTTCAAAACTCTTTATTCCAAGGTTTTCCATCTCATCAATCAAATTCAACTCTTCGGATTTATAAACTCTCAAATTTGGCATCATCTCTAAAGTTTTTGAGATTAGGTAGAGATAATAAATATCATCCTCATTTTCCATTTCATTTAATCCATCTATCATATATTTTGCTGACAACGGGTCTATGTAAAGCTCAGCAACTCTCTTCCCTAACTCAGTAGGTATAAAATCTATCATAAATTCCTTCTCCTCTAAAAATCTAATGACTTCATTAATATTTTTAGCAACCTCCCTTAAATTTCCATATTGATAAGCGTAAAATGTATTTCTTATAAACCATTCTAAATCATACTCATCTCTAATCTCTATAGTAGCTATAAGCCCCAATAGCTGAGTTCTTAAAACTGCCTGATTTGAAAGCTTTGAATATATTGGCTCTGGTTTTTGCGTTAATACCTGATAAGACCTTAAATAATCTCTATCATTCTTTGCCACTATAATTCCCTCACCATAAGGGTCTAAACCTAGTCTTCCAGCCCTTCCTATACATTGCTGAATTTCCATTATTGGTATATATCTCATCCCTCTATTTGTGTATCTCGTTAAATCTTTAACTATTGCCCTTCTACATGGTAAATTTAGCCCGACGCTAAGGGTCGGAGTGCAACAAATAACCTTTATAAGTTTATTTCTAAAGGCATCTTCAACAATCTTTCTATGTTGGTAGGTTAAGCCGGCATGATGAAAGGCAGAGCCGTTTAAGATACATTCAGCCAACGTTTTACACATCTCTGTTGGAGGTTCTAAAATAGATAAAATTTCCTCAGCAACTTCTTTTAATTTTCTTTTTTCTTCATTTGTTAAAAATTTCTTCAAATTTAATTTTTTTGCCTCATTAACTGCCCCTCTTTTTGTATTGCAAAATACTATGCAACATCCTCCATCTTTTACACAATCAACAACCAAATTGTATATATCATTATTGTTAATTGCCTTAATCTCCCTATTTTCCCCATTTATAAATTCTATAATCCCATTCTTGTAAATGCCTTTTTTTAACTCAACTGGTCTCCAATCATCAACTATAAGCTCAGCATTTAACCAATTAGCTAACTCCTCTGGATTTCCTATAGTGGCTGATAACCCAATAATCTGTATATTAAACTTCTTCAATTTTGTTAATAAAATCTCTAAAGTTCCTCCTCTCGACTCATCATTAATTAAATGTATTTCATCAACAACAACTACAGAAACATCATCAATCCAGTCAATTTTATGCCTCCAAAGGGAATCGAGTTTTTCAGCAGTTGTTATTATTAAATGGTATCTACTCAAATCCTCATCTTCATCATAATCTCCAATGGATAAAGCTACTCTTAATCCATATCTCTCATATTTATTTTTAAATTCTTCGTATTTCTCTGATGCCAATGCCTTTAGAGGCACGATAAAAATACCTTTTTTGTTTGTAGGATTTTTATTTTCATCCAATAAGTGGTTTATTAAAGCCATTTCCCCAATTAACGTTTTTCCCGAAGCTGTTGGTATGGAAATTAAAAAATTTTTGTTTTTATCTAATAAACCCTTCTCTAAAGCCTTTTTCTGTGGAGGTCTCAGCTCTTCAATACCAAAATCCTTTAAAATTTCTAAGATTTTATTCGTTGGCATATTATCAACCTTTCATTGAAAACTTTCCGAAAACTTATGCCATAAAATATAGTGGGGCTGAACGTAGTGAAGCCCCGCTCTGGAGTATAGCAATAGAGGCTGTGCCTCTATGCTTCTAAGATTTTGTTCATTGACATATTCTCAACCTTTTATTGAAAAATGTTATTTTTCAGCAGAAATTGCCACAAATCCTCCTTCTCCATAACCATCCTTAACCTCTACCTTATCAATTTTATTAAACTCTTTAAAAATCGTTTGCGTGGCTTTTATATTTTTAAATCCCAATTCTTTTAGCATTTCTATAACTTCCTTAGCAGATAAAAATTTTGCATCTTTGTAAAATTTGCTTTTATGCTTTTTTTCTTCATAAATTTTTCCTAAAAAGCTATCTCTATCAATAATTCCTATAATTATTTTCCCTCCTTTTTTCAAAACTCTCTTAGCCTCTTTTAACATCTTTTTTGGATTTTCTGCAAACTCTAAAACAGTATTTATTAAAATAAAATCAAACTCCTCATCTTTAAAAGGCAGTTCTTCACCCTTTGCTATTACAACCTTTATTCCTCTCTTTTCAGCTATTTTAGCCATTTCTTTTGATATATCAACGCCAATTTTTATATTAAATGGCATGGCAAACCTTCCAGTTCCTACTCCTATCTCCAATCCCTTACCTTTTGGAATATGCTTTCTCAACGCTTCAACTTCTGATTTATAAATAATTTCATGTTCATCGAACCATTTATCATATTCTTCAGCGTATTTATCAAAAGGATTCATACTTAAAACCCAATTTCTTTATCTTTTTAATTTCTTTTTTATCAATTTTAACATCCTTGCCAAAGCTAATAAAGTTTATTGCATGAACTGTTTTTTCATAAAATTTAGGATAGGTTATGTTAAAATCATCATCAACATACCTCAAGAAACTCTCATTTAAAAATAGGCTGTATCCTTCATCAACCAACTCTATAGCCCTGAATGGATTTTTTACTCTTACTTTAACTTTAAATCTTATCCCCTCTTTCTTTAAAATGTTATAAACTATCCTTTGAGAACTAAATCTTATGCCAACCAAATTTTTGTAATCAAACTCTTTTTTACTAACCATTACAAAGTTATCGTAGGCAATTAAAAATATGTTAAAATCACTGCCCCCAACTTCTGACTTTAAAAATCTCTCATCTCCCAACCTGTAAATCCAATAGCTGTCATCAACTCCTAAAACATCAACAAAACCCATCTTTAACAATTCCAATGCATTATCAAAAGATGTTATTATTGGATTCTCAAATAATACCTTTGCAATCTCCCCACTAACAAATCCAGAAACTATAAAAAAGTGTTTTTTCAATCTTTTTTTATATAAATTATATGTTTCTAAAATCTCTAAGCCAGTATCTGTTAAAATTGTTCCATTTGGTGATGAATAATATAGTTTATCCCCTAATTTATCCTCCAATCTTTTTAATTGAATATTAAAAGAAGAAGGGGAGATATTTAATAACTTAGAAGCCTCATTTTGGGATTTTGTTTTATGTAAGGCAATTAAAAGCTTTATTTGATTTGGAGTTATTAGTTTTCCTTTATATTCAACAACTAAATCGACATCCATAGCTTACCATCCAATGTTTATTAATTTAGCATCATAGACAATTACTGCATCTCCAATCATATAAACTCCATCATCCTTAATTTCAATTTCCAAATCTCCACCATCTAAGTGAGCTAAAACCTTATTGCCTGTTTTACCCAGCTTGTGTGCTATTATAACTGAGGCAGTAGTTCCTGTTCCACATGCAGTTGTGTATCCAGCTCCTCTTTCCCAAGTAATAATTCTAATCTCATTTGGATTTAAAACCTTTACAAAATGCACATTAATCCTTTCTGGAAATGCTTTGTGATGCTCTATTTCTTTTCCAATAACGTCTAAATGCTTTCTAACAAAATCTAAATCAATGCCATTATCTTCAACAAATATAACAGCATGTGGATTTCCCACATTAACAACACTCAACTTAACCTTAGGCAAATAAGGATTTTTTAACTCCAACTCTCCATTTAAAAACTCATCATCTTCGCTATAGCCATCAACAACCATTGGTATATCTTTTAATTTAAACTTTGGAACTCCCATGTAGACTTTAATTTTCTTTACCTCATCCCCTTCAATCTCCATTTCAGAAACCCTTAAACCTCCCTTTGTCTCTACATTTAAAGGATTCTTTTTCATTATCCTCTCATAAACGTATTTTGAGAAGCATCTAATTCCATTACCGCACATCTCCGCCTCAGAACCATCACTATTGAATATTCTAAATCTCACATCATATTCATCAGATGTTGGTTTCTGAACAAATATAACTCCATCAGCACCTACTGAAAACCCTCTCCTGCAAATTTTTTTAGCAAAATAACTTTTTTCTTCTTCCTTAACCTTCTCTCCATCAAACTCATTAATAACGATATAATCGTTCCCCAATGCATGCATCTTTGTAAATTCCATTTTCACACCAAAAAATAGTTTTTGTAAGATTTAAATACTTTGAGAAGGTCTTATATTTACTTTATTTAAAGATTTTTCATCTACTACAACAACATCTTTAATAGCTGTTACGATTCTATATGGAATTAAAACATTTTTTCCTTCTTCTATAGGACTATTTTCAGTAGGTTCAACTTCTAAAGATACTAATCTTCCTATCCTTTCATCAAAAATAACATCCTTAACCTTACCCAATATACTACCCATATTTCCCACTACGTTTCTTTCAAATAACAACCTTGCAGGCATTTTTTCCATTTTATCCCTCAGAATTTTGTTGATTTTTTAAAAGCATTTCAGCAAATTTTAAATCATCTTTTGTATTAATGTTAAATATTAAATCCTCAATAGCCATAATCTCTTCTTTTTGATATTCATGCTTTGGCGATACAACATTTATCCCTACAGGAACTAAGCCATTAAAATCTATTGATGGGTTGGGATATATTTTTTTGGGAAGCATAACAGCTATTGCCTCGACATCTGGATTTTTAGATTTAATATAGTAAAAGTAATCAACTATACTATTAATAATTTTCGATGTTAAGTTAATCAAATCAGAGCTAACAACTAAAAATGGCTCTGAAAAATATTTCATGCATTCATTTAAATCATTTATATAATCTTTACCAGAAGTCTCTACAACTGAGATATTTTTATAATCGCAATAATTTTTAATTACATATTCTTTAGTTTTTGGCGTGTTTGGAGATACAGCAACAAATATATTTTTTACCTTTGAACTTAATAAAGGGTATAGCACATAATCTATAAGGCATTTACCACAAACTTTAACTATTGGCTTTTCAACATTCCCCATTCTCGTCCCTTTACCACCAGCCATAACTAAGGCATCCATTTTAAAACCTCGCAAGATTATAAAATAAACTATAAATAATAATAGATAACGGCTATTTAAAAATGTGAGAGACATGTGCTCGATAAGTGGGATAATAGTTAAAGAAAACCAAATTCCTGCAAAATATGCAATAGAAATGATGAAAATCTTAAAACATAGAGGAAAAGATGGTTCTGGGCTATTATTAGATGATGAAGTAGTTTACTTTGAAGATTTTAAAGATGTTGAGGATTTAGAGGATGAAATGATTGGAAATTTAAGCTTAGCCCACAACAGATTGGCAATAGTGGGAAAACATGGAGCTCAGCCAATACCAAATGAAGATGAAGACATATGGATGGTTTGTAATGGGGAAATCTATAACTATATTGAATTAAGGGAATATCTAAAAGAAAATCACGAATTTAGAACAGATACCGATAATGAGGTTATAATCCACTTATATGAAGAGAGGATGTTGGAAGAGATAGATGGAGATTATGCATTTGCAATATATGATAAATCAGATAATAGTGTTTTGTTATCGAGAGATTTGTTTGGAGTTAAGCCATTGTTTTATGTAGATACAGATAAATATTTTGCATTTGCTTCTGAAAGAAAGGCGTTATGGCATTTGTTGATAAACATTAATGGCTATGAAAAAGATCTAGATAAATTAAATGGTAAAATTAAAACATTAAAACCAAATTCTCAGCTGATTTATTATTTAAGTGATAATAGCTTTGAGATTATTGAAAACTTTAAAAAATTGAAGCTAAATTACATGAAAGAGAGGAGTTATGGAGAAGCTAAGAAATATTTGGAT encodes:
- the dapF gene encoding diaminopimelate epimerase → MEFTKMHALGNDYIVINEFDGEKVKEEEKSYFAKKICRRGFSVGADGVIFVQKPTSDEYDVRFRIFNSDGSEAEMCGNGIRCFSKYVYERIMKKNPLNVETKGGLRVSEMEIEGDEVKKIKVYMGVPKFKLKDIPMVVDGYSEDDEFLNGELELKNPYLPKVKLSVVNVGNPHAVIFVEDNGIDLDFVRKHLDVIGKEIEHHKAFPERINVHFVKVLNPNEIRIITWERGAGYTTACGTGTTASVIIAHKLGKTGNKVLAHLDGGDLEIEIKDDGVYMIGDAVIVYDAKLINIGW
- a CDS encoding DEAD/DEAH box helicase, translated to MPTNKILEILKDFGIEELRPPQKKALEKGLLDKNKNFLISIPTASGKTLIGEMALINHLLDENKNPTNKKGIFIVPLKALASEKYEEFKNKYERYGLRVALSIGDYDEDEDLSRYHLIITTAEKLDSLWRHKIDWIDDVSVVVVDEIHLINDESRGGTLEILLTKLKKFNIQIIGLSATIGNPEELANWLNAELIVDDWRPVELKKGIYKNGIIEFINGENREIKAINNNDIYNLVVDCVKDGGCCIVFCNTKRGAVNEAKKLNLKKFLTNEEKRKLKEVAEEILSILEPPTEMCKTLAECILNGSAFHHAGLTYQHRKIVEDAFRNKLIKVICCTPTLSVGLNLPCRRAIVKDLTRYTNRGMRYIPIMEIQQCIGRAGRLGLDPYGEGIIVAKNDRDYLRSYQVLTQKPEPIYSKLSNQAVLRTQLLGLIATIEIRDEYDLEWFIRNTFYAYQYGNLREVAKNINEVIRFLEEKEFMIDFIPTELGKRVAELYIDPLSAKYMIDGLNEMENEDDIYYLYLISKTLEMMPNLRVYKSEELNLIDEMENLGIKSFEIEDLEAFKTAKMLYDWISEVPEDEILKKYKIEPGILRYKVENAVWLMHALKEMAKIIGKNSEIPEKLEIRLEYGAKEDIIELLNVKYIGRVRARKLYNAGIRNVEDIINNPSKVASIIGEKITKKILEDLGIKFGQQKLIF
- the cobY gene encoding adenosylcobinamide-phosphate guanylyltransferase, which translates into the protein MDALVMAGGKGTRMGNVEKPIVKVCGKCLIDYVLYPLLSSKVKNIFVAVSPNTPKTKEYVIKNYCDYKNISVVETSGKDYINDLNECMKYFSEPFLVVSSDLINLTSKIINSIVDYFYYIKSKNPDVEAIAVMLPKKIYPNPSIDFNGLVPVGINVVSPKHEYQKEEIMAIEDLIFNINTKDDLKFAEMLLKNQQNSEG
- a CDS encoding PRC-barrel domain-containing protein; this encodes MEKMPARLLFERNVVGNMGSILGKVKDVIFDERIGRLVSLEVEPTENSPIEEGKNVLIPYRIVTAIKDVVVVDEKSLNKVNIRPSQSI
- a CDS encoding helix-turn-helix domain-containing protein, whose product is MDVDLVVEYKGKLITPNQIKLLIALHKTKSQNEASKLLNISPSSFNIQLKRLEDKLGDKLYYSSPNGTILTDTGLEILETYNLYKKRLKKHFFIVSGFVSGEIAKVLFENPIITSFDNALELLKMGFVDVLGVDDSYWIYRLGDERFLKSEVGGSDFNIFLIAYDNFVMVSKKEFDYKNLVGIRFSSQRIVYNILKKEGIRFKVKVRVKNPFRAIELVDEGYSLFLNESFLRYVDDDFNITYPKFYEKTVHAINFISFGKDVKIDKKEIKKIKKLGFKYESF
- a CDS encoding class I SAM-dependent methyltransferase; protein product: MNPFDKYAEEYDKWFDEHEIIYKSEVEALRKHIPKGKGLEIGVGTGRFAMPFNIKIGVDISKEMAKIAEKRGIKVVIAKGEELPFKDEEFDFILINTVLEFAENPKKMLKEAKRVLKKGGKIIIGIIDRDSFLGKIYEEKKHKSKFYKDAKFLSAKEVIEMLKELGFKNIKATQTIFKEFNKIDKVEVKDGYGEGGFVAISAEK